In Brienomyrus brachyistius isolate T26 chromosome 19, BBRACH_0.4, whole genome shotgun sequence, one DNA window encodes the following:
- the LOC125714399 gene encoding uncharacterized protein LOC125714399 isoform X6, translated as MSHGAEVAEHADSLVMSHGAEVAEHADSLVLSHGAEVAEHADSLVLSHGAEVAEHADSLVLSHGAEVAEHADSLLLSHGAEVTEHADSLVLSHGAEVAEHADSLVLSHGAEVAEHADSLVLSHGAEVTEHADSLVLSHGAEVAEHADSLVLSHGVEVTEHADSLVLSHGAEVAEHADSLLLSHGAEVAEHADSLVLSHGVEVTEHADSLVLSHGAEVAEHADSLLLSHGAEVAEHADSLLLSHGAEVAEHADSLLLSHGAEVAEHADSLLLSHGVEVTEHADSLVLSHGVEVTEHADSLVLSHGVEVTEHADSLVLSHGVEVAEHADSLVLSHGAEVAEHADSLVLSHGAEVAEHADSLVLSHGAEVAEHADSLVLSHGVEVTEHADSLVLSHGVEVAEHADSLVLSHGAEVAEHADSLVLSHGAEVAEHADSLVLSHGAEVAEHADSLVLSHGVEVAEHADSLVLSHGAEVTEHADSLVLSHGAEVAEHADSLVLSHGVEVAEHADSLVLSHGAEVSQQRFNCRHREEIAQCAWLPAGVWAPMINQVLIDA; from the exons ATGTCTCACGGTGCTGAGGTGGCTGAGCACGCTGACAGTCTGGTCATGTCTCACGGTGCTGAGGTGGCTGAGCACGCTGACAGTCTGGTCCTGTCTCACGGTGCTGAGGTGGCTGAGCACGCTGACAGTCTGGTCCTGTCTCATGGTGCTGAGGTGGCTGAGCACGCTGACAGTCTGGTCCTGTCTCACGGTGCTGAGGTGGCTGAGCACGCTGACAGTCTGCTCCTGTCTCATGGTGCTGAG GTGACTGAGCACGCTGACAGTCTGGTCCTGTCTCATGGTGCTGAGGTGGCTGAGCACGCTGACAGTCTGGTCCTGTCTCATGGTGCTGAGGTGGCTGAGCACGCTGACAGTCTGGTCCTGTCTCATGGTGCTGAGGTGACTGAGCACGCTGACAGTCTGGTCCTGTCTCACGGTGCTGAGGTGGCTGAGCACGCTGACAGTCTGGTCCTGTCTCACGGTGTTGAGGTGACTGAGCACGCTGACAGTCTGGTCCTGTCTCATGGTGCTGAGGTGGCTGAGCACGCTGACAGTCTGCTCCTGTCTCATGGTGCTGAGGTGGCTGAGCACGCTGACAGTCTGGTCCTGTCTCACGGTGTTGAGGTGACTGAGCACGCTGACAGTCTGGTCCTGTCTCATGGTGCTGAGGTGGCTGAGCACGCTGACAGTCTGCTCCTGTCTCATGGTGCTGAGGTGGCTGAGCACGCTGACAGTCTGCTCCTGTCTCATGGTGCTGAGGTGGCTGAGCACGCTGACAGTCTGCTCCTGTCTCATGGTGCTGAGGTGGCTGAGCACGCTGACAGTCTGCTCCTGTCTCATGGTGTTGAGGTGACTGAGCACGCTGACAGTCTGGTCCTGTCTCATGGTGTTGAGGTGACTGAGCACGCTGACAGTCTGGTCCTGTCTCATGGTGTTGAGGTGACTGAGCACGCTGACAGTCTGGTCCTGTCTCACGGTGTTGAGGTGGCTGAGCACGCTGACAGTCTGGTCCTGTCTCACGGTGCTGAGGTGGCTGAGCACGCTGACAGTCTGGTCCTGTCTCACGGTGCTGAGGTGGCTGAGCACGCTGACAGTCTGGTCCTGTCTCACGGTGCTGAGGTGGCTGAGCACGCTGACAGTCTGGTCCTGTCTCACGGTGTTGAGGTGACTGAGCACGCTGACAGTCTGGTCCTGTCTCATGGTGTTGAGGTGGCTGAGCACGCTGACAGTCTGGTCCTGTCTCACGGTGCTGAGGTGGCTGAGCACGCTGACAGTCTGGTCCTGTCTCACGGTGCTGAGGTGGCTGAGCACGCTGACAGTCTGGTCCTGTCTCACGGTGCTGAGGTGGCTGAGCACGCTGACAGTCTGGTCCTGTCTCATGGTGTTGAGGTGGCTGAGCACGCTGACAGTCTGGTCCTGTCTCACGGTGCTGAGGTGACTGAGCACGCTGACAGTCTGGTCCTGTCTCACGGTGCTGAGGTGGCTGAGCACGCTGACAGTCTGGTCCTGTCTCATGGTGTTGAGGTGGCTGAGCACGCTGACAGTCTGGTCCTGTCTcatggtgctgaggtgtcacaaCAAAGATTTAACTGCAGGCACCGTGAAGAAATTGCACAGTGTGCTTGGTTACCAGCTGGTGTTTGGGCACCTATGATTAACCAAGTACTGATAGATGCCTGA
- the LOC125714399 gene encoding uncharacterized protein LOC125714399 isoform X1, with protein MSHGAEVAEHADSLVMSHGAEVAEHADSLVLSHGAEVAEHADSLVLSHGAEVAEHADSLVLSHGAEVAEHADSLLLSHGAEVAEHADSLVLSHGAEVAEHADSLLLSHGVEVTEHADSLVLSHGAEVAEHADSLVLSHGAEVAEHADSLVLSHGAEVTEHADSLVLSHGAEVAEHADSLVLSHGVEVTEHADSLVLSHGAEVAEHADSLLLSHGAEVAEHADSLVLSHGVEVTEHADSLVLSHGAEVAEHADSLLLSHGAEVAEHADSLLLSHGAEVAEHADSLLLSHGAEVAEHADSLLLSHGVEVTEHADSLVLSHGVEVTEHADSLVLSHGVEVTEHADSLVLSHGVEVAEHADSLVLSHGAEVAEHADSLVLSHGAEVAEHADSLVLSHGAEVAEHADSLVLSHGVEVTEHADSLVLSHGVEVAEHADSLVLSHGAEVAEHADSLVLSHGAEVAEHADSLVLSHGAEVAEHADSLVLSHGVEVAEHADSLVLSHGAEVTEHADSLVLSHGAEVAEHADSLVLSHGVEVAEHADSLVLSHGAEVSQQRFNCRHREEIAQCAWLPAGVWAPMINQVLIDA; from the coding sequence ATGTCTCACGGTGCTGAGGTGGCTGAGCACGCTGACAGTCTGGTCATGTCTCACGGTGCTGAGGTGGCTGAGCACGCTGACAGTCTGGTCCTGTCTCACGGTGCTGAGGTGGCTGAGCACGCTGACAGTCTGGTCCTGTCTCATGGTGCTGAGGTGGCTGAGCACGCTGACAGTCTGGTCCTGTCTCACGGTGCTGAGGTGGCTGAGCACGCTGACAGTCTGCTCCTGTCTCATGGTGCTGAGGTGGCTGAGCACGCTGACAGTCTGGTCCTGTCTCATGGTGCTGAGGTGGCTGAGCACGCTGACAGTCTGCTCCTGTCTCATGGTGTTGAGGTGACTGAGCACGCTGACAGTCTGGTCCTGTCTCATGGTGCTGAGGTGGCTGAGCACGCTGACAGTCTGGTCCTGTCTCATGGTGCTGAGGTGGCTGAGCACGCTGACAGTCTGGTCCTGTCTCATGGTGCTGAGGTGACTGAGCACGCTGACAGTCTGGTCCTGTCTCACGGTGCTGAGGTGGCTGAGCACGCTGACAGTCTGGTCCTGTCTCACGGTGTTGAGGTGACTGAGCACGCTGACAGTCTGGTCCTGTCTCATGGTGCTGAGGTGGCTGAGCACGCTGACAGTCTGCTCCTGTCTCATGGTGCTGAGGTGGCTGAGCACGCTGACAGTCTGGTCCTGTCTCACGGTGTTGAGGTGACTGAGCACGCTGACAGTCTGGTCCTGTCTCATGGTGCTGAGGTGGCTGAGCACGCTGACAGTCTGCTCCTGTCTCATGGTGCTGAGGTGGCTGAGCACGCTGACAGTCTGCTCCTGTCTCATGGTGCTGAGGTGGCTGAGCACGCTGACAGTCTGCTCCTGTCTCATGGTGCTGAGGTGGCTGAGCACGCTGACAGTCTGCTCCTGTCTCATGGTGTTGAGGTGACTGAGCACGCTGACAGTCTGGTCCTGTCTCATGGTGTTGAGGTGACTGAGCACGCTGACAGTCTGGTCCTGTCTCATGGTGTTGAGGTGACTGAGCACGCTGACAGTCTGGTCCTGTCTCACGGTGTTGAGGTGGCTGAGCACGCTGACAGTCTGGTCCTGTCTCACGGTGCTGAGGTGGCTGAGCACGCTGACAGTCTGGTCCTGTCTCACGGTGCTGAGGTGGCTGAGCACGCTGACAGTCTGGTCCTGTCTCACGGTGCTGAGGTGGCTGAGCACGCTGACAGTCTGGTCCTGTCTCACGGTGTTGAGGTGACTGAGCACGCTGACAGTCTGGTCCTGTCTCATGGTGTTGAGGTGGCTGAGCACGCTGACAGTCTGGTCCTGTCTCACGGTGCTGAGGTGGCTGAGCACGCTGACAGTCTGGTCCTGTCTCACGGTGCTGAGGTGGCTGAGCACGCTGACAGTCTGGTCCTGTCTCACGGTGCTGAGGTGGCTGAGCACGCTGACAGTCTGGTCCTGTCTCATGGTGTTGAGGTGGCTGAGCACGCTGACAGTCTGGTCCTGTCTCACGGTGCTGAGGTGACTGAGCACGCTGACAGTCTGGTCCTGTCTCACGGTGCTGAGGTGGCTGAGCACGCTGACAGTCTGGTCCTGTCTCATGGTGTTGAGGTGGCTGAGCACGCTGACAGTCTGGTCCTGTCTcatggtgctgaggtgtcacaaCAAAGATTTAACTGCAGGCACCGTGAAGAAATTGCACAGTGTGCTTGGTTACCAGCTGGTGTTTGGGCACCTATGATTAACCAAGTACTGATAGATGCCTGA